A region of Toxotes jaculatrix isolate fToxJac2 chromosome 23, fToxJac2.pri, whole genome shotgun sequence DNA encodes the following proteins:
- the snx15 gene encoding sorting nexin-15 has protein sequence MSRKLKEEYYRFFTVTDPRTHEKGHTEYKVTARFVSKRRPEDVKEVVVWRRFSELKKLHGELAYTHRNLFRRQEEFPPFPRAQVFGRFDEAVIEERRKAAEAMLLFSTSIPALYNSPQLKDFFRGGEVTRPLDPTPLSSAGTLPPPLIPLPKRRASDCEPAEEEEGREAPTLPQDLGTNLGLEVGQPEVAAEAYSEMGGSPREEEREELSDTELDDRVPSPHPSPARNYRSQESQEEFDSLFDSVAEEQVPSPKEEGPPPLSDNDLAVFDPCYAQERSSSSSDHSELFSLPPTSLEGGDVGYLNQAATELTAAMEREKEGEFSSAIRGYRTAVDILITGVQGDPDPARRDSVMRRTAQYLKHAEMLIDRHSSPSHTHTSAHTHAQDP, from the exons ATGTCACGAAAACTTAAAGAGGAATACTACCGATTTTTCACCGTTACCGACCCACGTACTCACGAGAAGGGACACACGGAGTACAAAGTGACAGCAAGG TTTGTGTCCAAGCGTCGTCCAGAGGATGTGAAGGAGGTGGTTGTGTGGAGGAGGTtctcagagctgaagaagctCCATGGGGAGTTGGCCTACACGCACAGGAACCTGTTCAGAAGACAGGAGGAGTTTCCCCCTTTTCCCCGTGCACAAGTTTTTG GAAGGTTTGATGAGGCTGTGATTGAGGAGCGGAGGAAGGCAGCAGAAGCCATGCTTCTGTTCAGCACCAGCATACCTGCACTCTACAACAGCCCACAACTCAAGGACTTCTTCAGA GGCGGTGAGGTTACAAGGCCCTTAGATCCAACCCCCCTGTCCTCTGCCGGGACTCTACCTCCCCCTCTAATCCCTCTCCCCAAGCGGAGGGCCTCAGACTGTGAGCctgctgaagaggaggagggaagggaggcTCCCACCTTACCTCAGGACCTCGGCACCAACCTGGGCTTAGAGGTGGGACAACCTGAGGTGGCAGCTGAGGCTTACAGCGAGATGGGAGGCTCTccaagagaggaagaaagagaggagctcagtgacacagagctggatgacAGAG TCCCGTCTCCTCACCCATCCCCAGCCAGAAACTACCGGTCGCAAGAGTCTCAGGAGGAGTTTGATTCACTGTTTGATTCTGTGGCAGAAGAGCAAGTCCCATCCCCGAAGGAAGAGGGTCCTCCTCCACTGTCTGATAATGACTTGGCGGTCTTTGATCCCTGTTATGCACAAG AGAGATCCAGTTCCTCCAGTGACCACTCAGAATTGTTCTCACTGCCGCCAACTAGTCTAGAGGGAGGAGACGTGGGTTATTTGAACCAAGCAGCCACTGAGCTAACAGCTGCcatggagagggagaaggagggagaattTAGCTCTGCCATTCGTGGATACAGAACGGCGGTGGATATATTGATCACTGGAGTACAGG GAGACCCAGACCCAGCGCGCAGGGACTCTGTGATGAGAAGGACCGCCCAGTATCTGAAACACGCTGAGATGCTGATCGACAGGCACTCCTcgccctcacacactcacacatctgcacacacacatgcacaggacCCATAG
- the prox3 gene encoding prospero homeobox 3 produces the protein MDSPTDLFGDSAPQIHAFAPTLTSTDLPGVHPQPSAGRPPPAFRPPGFPLIHHLLQPGGASRRIGGQLNANLSAHRHLEDRNSEDDGGDRDGQVEQGMEGGEEEILEGEDSLLEVKKRHNDAALAAEWSQDVLKVKRMKLESRQRDGEADGEANEGGRRREGGREGKRREREELKEQLEEARERLQALQEKVWRAFGEKHMADEEKKRRRRNGNRGAANRGDRDVGMMEEEDITEGMYDEEDIDGGEMEKESFSLLSASPFDSFHTHKRREERQKEREGRTEGGRGGGGLHLDGMMEGAGLWLDCGGLVRGDWDGGIEDEGEEGGQKFAQALKLELGSAVAQVIDRVLRLYTETTDFTPSSPPAAISFLPSDVGNDGGRERGVWMGLLTRVRGEEKTRGKEEKRGDQDGEREKQLQKMSNGSIGPPGHPHRAEPSDLTMPLAVQRSPDIRKAHPLLGPPLSAHLNPSHPNLSLHHPSLPRPPPLSHPPLLPPASQPKDPSSSFHPSSSSSSSSSSSFPAPPPPPPPPPPLPLPLLHYSMQQLFSRSLHHPQLPHLPQSRKDYLNSDPFLEFSSHPSFPPLPLLGHLDPSLARHAHGGRERERGMRGDGGMRGGGGMDGGELYLTAGGVYTQEGLSPCHLKKAKLMFFYTRYPSSNTLKTYFPDVKFNRCVTSQMIKWFSNFREFFYIQMERFARQAVREALTRDGAPRLGRESQLRVGRDTELYRILNMHYNKSNIYQVPERFIEVSEVALREFYSAIWTGRDSDPCWKKGIYKIICKLDSPVPDAFRLPGCPVG, from the exons ATGGACTCACCCACAGATCTGTTTGGCGACTCTGCTCCCCAGATACATGCGTTTGCTCCCACTCTCACCTCTACAGATCTCCCCGGAGTTCATCCTCAGCCCAGTGCAGGTCGTCCTCCTCCCGCCTTTAGGCCTCCTGGCTTCCCCCTcatccatcacctcctccagcCAGGTGGAGCATCTAGGAGGATTGGAGGGCAACTCAACGCAAACCTGagcgcacacagacacctggAAGACAGAAATTCAGAGGATGATGGGGGAGACAGGGATGGACAGGTGGAGCaagggatggaaggaggagaggaggaaatccTGGAGGGAGAGGACAGCTTGTTGGAGGTTAAGAAGAGGCACAATGATGCTGCCCTCGCAGCAGAGTGGAGTCAAGACGTCTTGAAAGTGAAGAGGATGAAGCTGGAGAGCcgacagagagacggagaggcTGATGGAGAGGCCAATGAGGGAGGTAGGAGGcgcgagggagggagggaggggaagagacGGGAGAGGGAAGAGCTGAaagagcagctggaggaggcaaGAGAGAGATTGCAGGCCCTGCAGGAGAAGGTATGGAGGGCTTTTGGGGAAAAGCACATGGCAGacgaggagaagaaaaggaggcgcagaaatggaaacagaggagcagcaaataggggagacagagatgtggggatgatggaagaggaggacatTACAGAGGGCATGTATGATGAAGAGGACATTgatggtggagagatggaaaaggaatctttttcccttctttctgcTTCCCCCTTTGATAGCTTCCACACCcacaagaggagagaggagaggcagaaagagagagaagggaggactgagggaggaagaggaggaggaggattacACTTGGACGGCATGATGGAGGGAGCAGGGTTGTGGTTGGACTGCGGAGGACTGGTGAGAGGAGACTGGGATGGAGGGATAGAAGAcgagggtgaggagggagggcagaAGTTTGCTCAGGCGCTGAAGCTGGAGCTGGGGAGCGCTGTGGCCCAAGTCATCGACCGTGTTCTCCGCCTTTACACCGAAACAACGGATTTCACTCCTTCCTCTCCCCCTGCTGCCATCTCTTTTCTCCCATCTGATGTGGGAAAtgacggagggagggagaggggagtgTGGATGGGACTGTTAACAAGAgtcagaggggaggaaaagacGAGAGgcaaggaggaaaagaggggagaCCAGGATGGAGAACGAGagaagcagcttcagaagaTGAGCAATGGGAGCATCGGGCCTCCAGGACACCCACACCGTGCTGAGCCGTCAGATCTGACGATGCCATTGGCTGTTCAAAGGTCACCTGACATACGAAAGGCCCACCCGCTCCTCGgcccacctctctctgctcaccTAAATCCCTCCCACCCAAACCTCTCTCTGCATCACCCTTCTCTACCTCGCccacctcctctttctcaccCGCCCCTCTTACCTCCAGCTTCACAACCCAAGGacccctcttcctccttccacccgtcttcttcctcctcttcttcttcctcttcttccttccccgcacctccccctcctccccctcctcctccccctctccctctcccactgCTGCACTACTCCATGCAGCAGctcttctctcgctctctccacCACCCTCAGCTCCCCCACCTGCCCCAGTCCCGCAAGGACTATTTGAACTCCGACCCTTTCTTGGAGTTCTCGTCTCACCCCTCCTTCCCCCCGCTCCCCTTGCTCGGTCACCTGGACCCCTCCCTTGCTCGTCACGCTcatggaggcagagagagggagagagggatgagaggagatggggggatgagaggagggggagggatggaCGGAGGGGAGCTCTACCTGACAGCTGGGGG TGTATACACCCAGGAGGGCTTGTCTCCCTGTCATCTGAAGAAAGCCAAGCTCATGTTCTTCTACACACGCTATCCCAGCTCCAACACGCTCAAGACGTACTTCCCTGATGTCAAG TTTAACCGCTGTGTGACCTCCCAGATGATTAAATGGTTCAGTAACTTCAGAGAGTTCTTCTACATCCAGATGGAGCGCTTTGCACGACAGGCTGTCCGCGAGGCTCTCACCCG GGATGGTGCCCCTCGTCTGGGCAGAGAGAGTCAGCTGCGAGTGGGCCGTGATACAGAACTTTACCGCATACTCAACATGCACTACAATAAAAGTAACATCTACCAG GTCCCAGAGAGGTTTATTGAAGTGTCAGAGGTGGCTCTGAGGGAGTTTTACTCGGCCATTTGGACTGGGAGGGACAGCGACCCCTGCTGGAAGAAAGGGATTTATAAAATTATCTGTAAGCTTGACAGTCCTGTACCAGATGCCTTCAGACTGCCTGGTTGTCCTGTCGGCTGA
- the tmem179ba gene encoding transmembrane protein 179B: MMALTGLLLLELGLYASCFVCGIVAAASITIVQGNFGGLCMLYGLVSYNATSSLIGVQSSSSSSLCYFVSAISVMVAVVCFSLSMYWVYTFCIDGEIRRERVWMNLTVVVCGIFLFFLLITGCMLKIGRDSLCNSVIHTVPNITRCEEAQTRKWVSPLKGERFYNHLHKAETAVWVNFFFWLIIGILVIFQKRQSSASKVIAGGSTGGLFGDPGVTAAETEPFFNRPARPQ; this comes from the exons ATGATGGCGTTGACGGGGCTGCTGTTGCTGGAGCTGGGTCTGTACGCCAGCTGTTTCGTCTGTGGGATTGTTGCCGCCGCATCCATCACCATCGTCCAG GGAAACTTCGGGGGTCTGTGCATGCTGTATGGACTGGTCAGCTACAATGCAACCTCAAGCCTTATTGGAGTCCAGTCATCCAGCTCCTCGTCTCTGTGCTACTTTGTGTCAGCCATATCAGTCATGGTGGCCGTGGTGTGCTTCTCGCTGTCTATGTACTGGGTGTACACTTTCTGCATCGACGGGGAGATCAGAAG GGAGCGTGTGTGGATGAACCTGACCGTGGTTGTGTGCGGCATCTTCCTGTTCTTTCTGCTCATCACCGGGTGCATGCTAAAGATCGGCCGTGACTCGCTCTGCAACTCGGTCATACACACCGTTCCCAACATTACCAG ATGTGAGGAGGCCCAGACTAGAAAATGGGTCAGTCCGCTCAAAGGAGAGAGGTTCTACAACCATCTACACAAAGCTGAG ACGGCAGTGTGGGTCAACTTCTTCTTCTGGCTCATCATCGGGATTCTGGTGATCTTTCAGAAGCGCCAGAGTTCAGCGTCGAAGGTGATTGCGGGAGGGTCCACCGGCGGGCTTTTCGGTGACCCGGGTGTGACGGCTGCAGAGACGGAGCCATTCTTCAACCGTCCTGCAAGGCCACAGTGA